From one Paramormyrops kingsleyae isolate MSU_618 chromosome 1, PKINGS_0.4, whole genome shotgun sequence genomic stretch:
- the ttf2 gene encoding transcription termination factor 2: MEEVFCDTHGTQCLLKTGVKDGPTKGKSFYLCSVRGAPCDFTRTADIPPSHCLHHEDSLVELQAVAPRDQKHCYRLLFRCIVGKKEGLKWCGSLPWKEKKAAEKKHSDREESQIPGCPRERNPFKVPSKTDEASEWRILQNGGSGRQEKTAEQREENTGGGTEDEGGKKHCRTYQLPPGARVKKKSSGEGRRDDDLGRESAEVTNDPTGTWVKEARSGREEKRGQNRGRKSEEALGKEEVAGHGGVCEEVQSHKDAKKRVSQEGERRNDRKDTPSQDNEGQRPRKTEKDTAQVLPADGTVVPCSTGAKEDQCSKPVQQKGGRTDSQEEEDNDVLLVSVQLGTKQTPLTEMGKAVAPVQKTLTSFPGFHLASHAKAPQEDPQTLHNQLSTQLKQKKATLSTVNLSALPDKGERLKNQVKELEEALESLSLNTGDLSQPEPQSAGDDTKLGIIPSQTNTVSRLGGTILLPGPCVPVQAGPSPLGLDLSQGHSGVNPQVHAFYGGRMTESRMLVVRNVTTEAIDHLHHSLESCPGPDSEEKDPRGIKVPLLPHQRRALAWLRWRETQKPCGGILADDMGLGKTLTMIALILARKQKEKKDDKLEEWISKKDSSLVASQGTLIICPASLVHHWKNEIEKRVKGGHLSVYLYHGPNRQRSTRVLADHDMVVTTYSLVSKEIPVEKEDPQKPSQDVADVPAKLPPLMRVVWARVILDEAHNIKNPKAQTSIAVCRLRAQARWAVTGTPVQNNLLDMYSLLKFLRCSPFDEYKLWKAQVDNGSKRGGERLNILTQSLLLRRTKGELDSDGKPLVALPDRVCEVHHLKLSEDEQAVYDVIFTQSKSTLQSYLKRHERDDSTAEVKTNPFQKVAREFGVPSDTVASSQPASSSASSAVHILSLLLRLRQCCCHLSLLKKTLDQSELQGDGITLSLEEQLGALSLSEPTPDPNPEDMVSLNGNRFRSSLFEDTSCSTKIAAILSELRKIREAHSAQKCVIVSQWTSMLHIVAVHLRELGLRFAVIDGTVNPKRRMDLVEEFNNDPKGPQVMLVSLCAGGVGINLVGGNHLFLMDMHWNPALEDQACDRIYRVGQTRNVTIHRFVCGGTVEEKISSLQEKKKELAKKVLSGTSDSFTKLSLADLRVIFGV; this comes from the exons AACTCAATGTCTGCTGAAGACAGGAGTGAAGGATGGACCCACCAAGGGCAAGAGCTTCTACCTGTGCAGCGTTCGCGGAGCTCCGTGCGACTTTACTCGGACGGCTGA CATCCCTCCTTCTCATTGCCTGCATCATGAGGACTCGCTGGTCGAACTTCAAGCTGTAGCCCCCAGAGACCAGAAGCACTGCTACAG GTTGTTATTCcgatgcattgtgggaaagaAGGAAGGGCTGAAATGGTGTGGCAGTTTACCATGGAAGGAG AAAAAAGCCGCTGAGAAGAAGCACTCAGACAGAGAAGAGTCACAGATTCCCGGCTGCCCCCGTGAGAGGAACCCATTTAAAGTCCCAAGCAAGACCGACGAGGCTTCTGAGTGGAGGATCCTCCAGAATGGAGGGAGTGGAAGACAAGAGAAAACTGCAGAACAGAGAGAGGAAAATACAGGAGGAGGAACTGAGGATGAGGGAGGGAAAAAACACTGCAGAACTTATCAACTCCCTCCAGGGGCTAGGGTTAAGAAGAAGTCTTCAGGTGAGGGTCGCAGAGATGATGATCTGGGAAGAGAATCAGCGGAAGTTACCAATGATCCTACTGGAACGTGGGTTAAGGAGGCAAGAAGTGGGAGAGAAGAGAAAAGGGGGCAGAACCGAGGGAGGAAGTCTGAGGAAGCTTTGGGTAAGGAAGAAGTGGCTGGACATGGAGGAGTCTGTGAAGAAGTGCAGAGCCACAAAGATGCCAAGAAGCGAGTGTCGCaggaaggagagaggaggaaCGATAGAAAGGATACCCCCTCTCAAGATAATGAGGGTCAGAGACCCAGAAAAACAGAGAAGGACACGGCCCAAGTCCTGCCTGCTGATGGAACAGTAGTCCCTTGTTCTACAGGAGCGAAGGAAGATCAATGTTCCAAACCTGTCCAACAAAAGGGAGGTAGGACTGACAGCCAGGAGGAAGAGGATAACGATGTCCTACTGGTATCTGTGCAACTGGGGACAAAACAGACCCCATTGACGGAGATGGGGAAGGCGGTGGCCCCTGTACAGAAGACCCTGACATCGTTCCCTGGCTTCCATCTGGCATCGCATGCCAAGGCCCCACAGGAGGACCCCCAGACCCTGCACAACCAGCTTTCCACACAGCTCAAGCAGAAGAAG GCCACCCTGTCGACAGTGAACCTCTCAGCCCTCCCCGATAAAGGCGAGAGGCTGAAGAACCAGGTGAAAGAGCTGGAGGAGGCGTTGGAGTCCCTGAGCCTGAACACCGGGGACCTCAGCCAGCCAG AACCTCAGAGTGCTGGAGATGACACTAAGCTAGGCATCATCCCTAGCCAGACAAACACTGTCAGCCGGCTTGGGGGAACCATCCTGCTTCCTGGACCCTGTGTCCCTGTCCAGGCTGGTCCCAGTCCCCTGGGGCTCGATCTCAGCCAGGGTCACTCTGGAG TGAACCCCCAGGTTCATGCTTTCTACGGTGGCCGCATGACGGAGAGCAGAATGCTGGTGGTCCGGAACGTCACCACGGAGGCCATCGACCACCTGCACCACTCGCTGGAGTCCTGCCCCGGGCCAGACAGCGAGGAGAAGGACCCGCGTGGCATCAAG GTGCCTTTACTCCCCCATCAGAGGCGTGCCCTGGCCTGGCTGCGCTGGAGGGAGACCCAGAAGCCCTGTGGAGGGATTCTGG CGGATGACATGGGTTTGGGAAAAACTCTCACCATGATCGCACTCATTCTGGCCCGAAAGCAAAAGGAAAAGAAGGATGATAAACTAGAAGAATGGATTTCCAAGAAAG ACTCATCACTGGTTGCCTCACAGGGCACTTTGATCATTTGCCCCGCCTCCCTGGTCCACCACTGGAAGAATGAAATAGAGAAACGCGTGAAGGGAGGCCACCTGAGTGTGTACTTGTATCACGGGCCCAACCGCCAGCGGAGCACACGCGT TCTTGCAGATCACGACATGGTGGTTACCACCTACAGTCTTGTTTCCAAGGAGATTCCTGTCGAGAAGGAAGATCCGCAGAAGCCCAGTCAGGACGTTGCAGATGTG CCGGCCAAACTGCCCCCGCTCATGCGTGTGGTCTGGGCCCGTGTGATTCTGGACGAGGCCCACAACATCAAGAACCCCAAGGCACAGACCTCCATAGCTGTGTGCAGGCTACGGGCTCAGGCAcgctgggccgtcactgggacACCAGTCCAGAACAACCTGCTGGACATGTACTCCTTGCTAAA GTTCCTGAGATGTTCTCCGTTTGACGAGTATAAGCTATGGAAGGCCCAGGTGGACAACGGCTCCAAGAGGGGTGGGGAAAGGCTGAACATCCTGACCCAGTCCCTCCTGTTGCGCCGAACCAAGGGCGAGCTGGATTCGGATGGCAAACCGCTG GTCGCTCTTCCGGATCGAGTCTGTGAAGTCCATCACTTAAAGCTGTCAGAAGATGAACAGGCTGTTTATGACGTCATCTTTACTCAATCTAA GTCAACATTGCAGTCTTACCTCAAGAGGCACGAAAGGGACGATTCAACAGCAGAAGTCAAGACGAATCCCTTTCAGAAAG tggCCCGTGAGTTTGGTGTCCCTTCGGATACAGTGGCCTCCTCACAGCCAGCCTCATCCTCCGCCTCCAGTGCCGTGCACATCCTGTCCCTACTGCTGCGGTTGAGACAGTGCTGCTGCCACCTGTCCCTGCTGAAGAAG ACCCTGGATCAGTCAGAGCTGCAGGGAGACGGCATCACGCTGTCCCTGGAGGAGCAGCTAGGTGCCCTGTCGCTCTCTGAGCCCACCCCCGACCCCAACCCCGAAGACATGGTGTCCCTGAATGGAAACCGCTTCCGCTCCAGCCTGTTTGAGGACACCAGCTGTAGCACCAAG ATTGCTGCTATTCTGTCAGAGCTCAGGAAAATAAGGGAAGCTCACAGTGCCCAGAAATG TGTGATCGTGTCCCAGTGGACCAGTATGCTGCACATAGTGGCTGTTCATCTGCGGGAGCTGGGCCTGAGGTTCGCAGTCATAGATGGGACAGTCAACCCCAAGCGCCGTATGGATTTGGTGGAGGAGTTCAACAACGACCCCAAGGGACCACAG GTGATGCTGGTTTCGCTCTGTGCTGGAGGTGTAGGGATTAACCTGGTTGGTGGGAATCACCTCTTCCTCATGGACATGCATTG GAACCCAGCCTTGGAAGACCAAGCCTGTGACCGCATCTACAGGGTGGGCCAGACCCGAAACGTTACCATTCACAG GTTTGTTTGTGGAGGCACTGTGGAGGAAAAGATCTCCTCCCTTcaggagaagaagaaggagcTGGCAAAGAAGGTGCTATCGGGCACAAGCGACTCCTTCACCAAACTCTCGCTGGCTGACCTCAGAGTTATCTTTGGAGTTTGA